TGTCACCGTCCAGCCGACTGAAGATCGTGAGCTGGAGATGGTGCAGGGAGAGACCAAGCGCTACACGCGCAAAGGCCCTGCCGCCCCCGGTTTCACCGGCTACGAGGTGCTGCCCACCCTGGCCTCCAAAGCCTCTGCGTATGTGGCGGAAAAAGCCGCTGACGCTAAAGCGGGCAAGCCCTTCTTCATCTACTTGCCCTTCACCTCCCCGCATACGCCGATCCTACCGAATCCTGAATGGCGTGGCAAAAGCGGCCTCAATCAATATGGCGACTTCGTGATGGAAACCGATGCCGCTGTGGGGCGCGTGCTGAAGGCCCTGGACGATAACGGACTGGCCGAAAACACCGTCGTCGTGCTGACCAGTGACAACGGCTGCTCCCCCAGTGCCGATTATCCCGCCCTGCTGGCGAAAGGCCACAACCCCAGCGGCAAGCTGCGCGGTCACAAAGCCGACATCTATGATGGCGGGCATCGCGTGCCCTTCCTCGTGCGCTGGCCCGCCAAGGTCAAGGGGGGGCAAACCACGACGCAACTCACCTGCCTCACCGACTTCATGGCCACCACCGCCGAGATCACTGGCACACGCCTGCCCGACAATGCGGCGGAGGATAGCTTCAGCTTTCTACCCGTTTTGTTAGGTCAGGAGAGCGACGCCCTGCGTCAGAGCGTGGTGCATCACAGCATCGGCGGCTACTTCGCCATCCGTGAGGGGAAATGGAAACTCGCCTTCTGCCCCGGCAGCGGCGGCTGGAGCGAGCCGCGCCCTGGCAAGGAACCGAAGGACGCCCCGAGCGTGCAGCTCTTCGACCTGGAAGCGGATCTCGGTGAGCAGACCAACCTCCAAGCCGAGCACCCCGAAGTGGTGGCCAACCTGACGATGAAGCTCAAACAAATCATCGCCGATGGCCGCAGCACCCCCGGCGATAAGCAGACCAACGACGTGCCCGTGGACATGGTCAAGCCCAGCCCGCCTGCCCCGAAGAAGGGGAAGAAGAAGTAAGGGGGGCTTGGTCATTGGTTCCCCCATGCGGGATCAGGAGGGCGGCTCGTTTGGAGCCCCGGCTTCTGCCCGGACTCTGTGGGCTGTCAAAGTCCCGAACGCTAGAAGGCACGCGGATGAATACACGGATTTCATCTTAGCTGCCGTCACAAGCAGGTAAGAATTCTTCGCTTACTTAAATCATCAGGCCGTCTGCATTCCGCGTTCGACATTCGTCATTTTCCTCTCACCGTTGGGCATGCTCGCGCTCTTCATCCTGGTCCTCGCATTGTGCTTCGGCGTCTGCCAGTGGGCGGCCGGGCGAGCTGACGTGGTGAAGAGCCAAGGCCTCAAAGAACGAGCTCCGACGGCTCATACGGCCACGGAGATGGTCAAGCTTTTCCTGGCTTACGAAGGGGCTCAAGATGTGGAAGTGGTGGAGTATGACGGGGTGGTCACCGACTACTTCGACCCTGCCCGGAGGAAGCTGTTTCTGCGCCCGCGTATTGCCCGTAGCACCTCAATGGGGGCTTGGGCTGTAGCGCTGCATGAGGCTGGCCATGCTCTTCAGACGGATTCGGCTCTTTCCGACCTGAAATGGCGACAGACGGTGATCCGGCTGAATCGGTATGGACCGTTCTTTGCCCTGGTGGCAGCGGGAGGGCTGCTTTTCTTGCGGCTTCCACCGCGCATTGCTGTGCTCTTGATGGTGGCTTGCTGTGTGATTTTCCTGCTCCTGAATCTGGGCACCTTAGCGGTGGAATACAATGCCAATGCGCGCCTGCGCCGCTTCCTGGAAAAGCATCTGGATCGCTACCCCGATGCACTGGATCGCCTGAATGGTTACCTGGGCCGCATGGCCGTGCGCGAGGTGGGGGATCTCATTCAGTCACCACGGTATTTCTTCCTCAGCGCATTGCCCGGTAGCGGTAAGCTACGCCCGACGGTTACGGAGCCAAAAAAAGATGAGGAAACCTAAGCACGAGCTGCTTTCGGATAGACTCTCACGGCCTTTTTCGCGGCGAGCCGTTCCGTAGTGCAATCTTCGCTGGCTTATAAGCGGTGAAGGGCACATGGCCTCGTTAATCATGTTTTCCCCATGGGGCTGACTTTCCCCGAAATCTGGCCCGCCCCTTGCGCTGGAAAGGTTCGCCACGAGAGCGACCGACCCAACCCGCCATGCACGAAGCGCCTTCCCGACATTTTGACATTGCCATCATCGGCGGAGGTTTTGCCGGCGTTTACTGTGCCCAACAGATCTTGAAACGCCTCGGCGGGGAAAAGCTGCGGGTGGGCATCATCGCCAGTGAAAACCACATGGTCTTCCAGCCCATGCTGCCGGAGGTGGTGGGCGGCTCGCTCTCCCCTCAGCATGTGGTCAACCCCATCCGCATGATCTGTGAGGCGGCGGATGTGCTGAAGGGGGAGGTGACGGCGCTGGACCTGGAAAGCCGCGTGCTGACCCTGGATGGCGGGCGCTTCACCCCCAATGTCACCGTCACGTTCGATCACCTCATGCTGGCGCCCGGCGCAGGCGTGGACCTCAGCCGCATCCCCGGCATGTCCGAGCACGCCTACCTCATGCGCACCGTGGGGGATGCCATGAAACTGCGCGCCGCCATCATCAGCCGCATGGAGGAGGCGAATCTCATCACCAAGCATCAGCAGCGGAAGGAGATGCTCTCCTTCGTGGTCGTGGGCGGCGGCTACTCCGGGGTGGAGACCGCAGGCCAGATCCAGGACCTCATCGCCGGGGTGCTGCGGTATTATGATAACATCCGCCCCGACGAGCCCAGCGTCACCGTCGTCCACAGTGGCGAGCGCGTGCTGGGCATGCTGGGGCCGCGCCTGGGGGACTACACGCGGGAGTGCCTGGAGAAAATGGGCGTGAAGCTCATCTTTCAAAAACGCGTGCGCGCCGTCACCGCCCGCACCGTGCAGCTCAATGACGGCACCACCATCCCCACCAGCCTCGTCGTCTGCACCGTGGGTAATGCGCCCAATCCCATCCTGGTCACCCTGGGGGAAAAAGGTCAGCTCCCGCTGGAGCGGGGCAAGGTGGTCGTCGAGGCCACCGGTCAGGTCAAAGGGCTGGACAAGGTGTGGGCGGCGGGAGACTGCGCCTCCTTCCCCAAGGCCGATGGCGGCCTCTGCCCAGAGACGGCCCAGTTTGCCATGCGGCAGGGTGCGCTCATTGGCCATAACATCATCTCCGCGCTGCAAAACAAGCCGCTCAAGCCCTTCAAATTCACCGGTCTCGGCGAGCTGGCCACCATCGGCCACCGCAAGGCCGTGGCCATGGTTCTGGGGCTGCGGTTCTCCGGCCTGCTCGCCTGGTTCATGTGGCGCAGCGTTTACCTCATGAAGCTGCCTGGGCTGGACAGGAAACTGCGCGTGATGGCGGAGTGGACCTTCGAGCTCTTTTTCCCCCGCGACATCAATCTCCTCACCCCCAGCTTCTCCTCCCCGCTGGGCGAGATGCACCTGGAGAAGGGCGACTCGCTTTTCCGCTCCGGTGAGCCCGCCCAATCTCTCTACGCTGTGAAAAAAGGCTGCGTGGAGATCACCGACGCCTCCGGTCAGCTCGTTAAAGCCGCGCGTGCTGGCGAACACTTTGGCGAACGTGCTTTGTTAGGCGATGGCATCTGGCGCTTCGATGCCACGGCCACGGAACCCAGCGAACTCGTGGCCATCGATGGCGATACCTTCAAGACCCTGGCCAACAGCATCGGCTCCCTCGGCTCCCTCTTCCGCTCCACCGCGCAGCAGTATCATCTGCCCGAGGAGATCCTGCAAACCGTCAACGCCATCCCCGAAGCCACCCGCCTCTCCACCGCTGCGGATGTCATGACGCGTAACATCGCCTCCCTCACCTGCACCCAGACCGTGCAGGACGCCGTGGCTGAGTTTCAGGCCCACCCGCACAGCACTTACCCCGTCACGGACGCGGGCAAAGTCATCGGCCTCCTGCGCCGCAGCATCGCCTACGACTGGCTGAAAAACCACGGCCTCACCTGCCGGGATCAACTGCAAGACCTGCCCCTGACCACCCCCTTCTGTGTCCGCTCCGACATGCCCGTGCCCGAGCTGGTGCAGACCCTCATGCGCAGCGGCGTGAGCAAGGCCGTGGTGGTGGACGCAGAGAATTATTTGTTAGGCATGGTCACCGTCTTTGATCTCCTGAAAGGCGCGGCCGCATGAGGGGAACTGGACGATGGATGGTTGAATGGCGGCCCACAGGCGCGGTTTCTGGGGGGGGGAGTTAGGGGCCCAGGCTTCGGCCGGATTCTTCCACCTCTCGCAGCTCCCCAGGTTACGCCTGAAGTCGGGACTCCGAACGATGCGCTGATAAGGATCGTTGGATGAGGGGGATGTATGGATCCTTGGATGCGCAAGCGGCTGCTCAAAGTGGCTCGCACACTCCGTGTGCGAAAAGCCCGGTTCGGCAGGCCAAGCCCAGGCTCCTGATCTCTCCCAACCTGGCATACGCACCCTTGGGGGTCATGGGCTGGGATGCCCCGGTGTGATCTCGGGTTAGGTCAGGCCAGGGTGGGCCAAGTTGGAGATCGATGGGCAGCTCACTCGGACTTCCACGCGGTTTCCCGCACACGGAGTGTGCGGACCACTTGAGGGCCACCGCCTACGTCAGCCATCCACCCCTCCTCTCTAGCGCCTCGTTCTTCGAGTTCGGAGCCCCGGCTTTAGCCGGAATCAGGAGAGCTTCGAAAGCCCCAAGATTTCGCCTGAAGCCTGGACTCCGAACTGGCGATTTGTCCCCAACCCGTTCTCACTTTGATACAGTCGGGCGTTTTGCCAGATTCGATTCTTAGGAAACGAACCTCCGAAATCACGTATGCCCCGCTCCTCTCCCGATGACGACGCTGAGCCTCCCTCTTTTCCAGCCCGTTCTTTCCCTTCCGCCCAGCCGAGGTTGAGGGGGATCGGGGGCGGTCTCGTTCTGGTGCTGATGATGTGCCTGGCCGCCTGCACGGGGGGCAGTGTCCGCCACCCGGCCACACAGCCACCTGTGCCCGCCTCCATCCTGGAGGGGCAGAAGACGATCGAGGCCTCCAATCACCAGCGCACGGTGCACCGGCAAGGCACCTCCGGTTTTGAACTGCTGGCGGATGGGCAGGAGGCCTTCCTGGCGCGTCTGGCGGTGGTGGAGACGGCGCAAAAGACCCTGGATTTCCAATACTTCATCTGGCAGGACGACACCCTCGGCACCGCCTTTGCCGAGCGTCTCCTAGCGGCGGCGGATCGTGGTGTGAAGGTGCGTCTGCTACTGGATGTGACCTTCAAGGCGCAGAGCGAGGTGCGCTCCGCCGTGTTGGCCGCGCATCCCAACATCCAGATCGGCTTTTTCAATCCCATGACGAAGCTCTCCGGCATCTTTGCGGGCAATCCCCTGCCGGTCATCGGTGAGATCGACCGCATGCAGAGCCGCATGCATAACAAACTTTTGATTGCCGATCGTAAGGTCGTCATCGGCGGCGGGCGAAACCTGGCGGATACCTACTTTGGGGTGGACCCGCGGCATAACATGCGCGACCTCGACTTCATCGCCGCTGGGCCCGTGGTGACGGCGGCGGCCAAGTCCTTCGACCTGTATTGGGACTCCCCCCTCACTCGTAAGGGCGACCCGGCCAAACTCACCGCCGAGGATCGCGAAGACCTCCAGGATCTGCGGCGTAAGATCAACCGCAAGAAACGCTTCCTGGCCTGGCGCCGTGAGTTTCCCTTTCCCCTGCTGCTGTCGGCGGAAAAGGCCCGCAGCCTGTTGAGTGACTTTGAGCGCCGCATGGTGTGGGCGGACTATGAATTTGTGGCGGATCCCCCCGAGCGCATGCTACGCCAGGGCCGGGTGTCCTCCCCAGTCTGGCACACCGTGGAGGGAGCGGTGGGCGAGGCCCGGCGGGAGGTGTTGATGCATGCCGCCTACCTTATTCCGCAGGAAGATACCCTGGAGCTCTTCCACCGAGTCACCGACCGGGGCGTGACCTTCCGCATCCTGACCAATTCGCTCGGCTCCATCGATGGGCTCAGCGCCATGTCCGGCATCGCCAACCGTCGCAAGGATGTGCTGGAGGCCGGTATCTCCTTGCATGAGATGGATGCCCACGCCCCCTCCCGCCGGGACTACGTGCGCGCCCGCCGCCTCACGCCCATGGGCATGCACTCCAAGGGGCTGGTGGTGGATGATCACATCTCCTTCGTCGGCTCCTACAACATGGACCCGCGCTCCAAATACATCAATACCGAGACCGGCGTCATCATCGACAGCCCTGTCTTTGCCCAGCGGCTGAAAGCTTACCTGGAGACGGATTTGAAACCCGAGAACTGCTGGCGCATCACCTGTGAAAAAGGCCGCATCACCTGGACCCGCCAGCTCCCCGGGAAGCGCCTAGAGGTGCATCATCATGATCCGCACACCCCGTTCAAGCGCCGCGTCATCTACTGGCTGTTCACCCACCTGCCGTGGGAGGATTTGCTGTAGCCTGAGACGTTTACGCCAACAGCCCCTTCACCACATGACCATGCACATCTGTGAGGCGATAGCGGCGGCCTTGGAACTTGTAGGTCAGGCGCTCGTGATCGATGCCTAGCAGATGCAGCAGCGTGGCGTGGAAGTCATGGATGTGCACGCCGTCCTTCAGGACGTTGTAGCCAAATTCATCCGTCTCTCCGTAGATCGAGCCTGCCTCGACTCCGCCCCCCGCCATCCAGGCCGTGAAGCAGCGTGGGTGGTGATCGCGCCCAAAGTTCTCACTGATCTTGCCTTGGCAATAATTGGTTCGGCCAAACTCACCGCCCCACACCACGAGGGTGTCGTCCAGCAAACCGCGTTGTTTGAGGTCTTTGATGAGGCCTGCGGAGGCCTGATCCGTCTCCTTGGCCAATTTACGGATGTTCCCCGGCAGACCGCCATGATGGTCCCAGTCCTGATGATAGAGTTGAATGAAACGAACCCCGCGCTCCGCCAGGCGACGCGCTTGCAGGCAGTTCGCGGCAAAGGTGCCCGGCGTCTTCACATCCTCGCCATAGAGATCCAGCACGTGCTGCGGTTCATCCTCGATCCCCGTGGCTTCGGGGATGCTGCTCTGCATGCGATAGGCCATCTCGTAGTGATCGATGCGGCTGCTGATCTCGGCATCGGGTGTGCCTTCGAGCTGATGCAGATGCAGCTCCTTCAGGCGATCCAGCATCATCCGGCGACTGTCGCCGCTGATCCCCTCGGGATTGCCCAGATACAGCACGGGATCTTTCGCCGCGCGGAAAAGAACGCCTTGGTGTTTGGTCGGCAGGAAACCGCTGCCCCACAGATGCGCCCCCAGCGGCTGACCGCCTTTGCCTTTCGTGATGAGCACAGTGAAGGAAGGTAGATTCTCATTCTGCGCGCCTAAACCATAACTCAACCACGCCCCCATGCTTGGGCGTCCGGCGATCTGGGAACCGGTCTGAAAAAACGTCACGCCAGGGCCATGGTTGATGCTCTCGGTAAACATGGATTTCACCACGCACAACTCATCGGCCACGCTGGCGGTGTGAGGCAGCAGTTCGCTATACCAGCCACCCGCTTGGCCATGCTGCGTGAACTTGAAGGGCGAACCGACCATCGGGATGGAGCTCTGATTTCCCGACATGCCCGTGAGCCTCTGGCCACCACGCACGCTGTCGGGGAGCTTCTCGCCATGGCGCTTGTTCAACAGCGGTTTGTAATCATACAGATCCAGGTGCGAAGGCCCGCCGGACATGAACAGATAAATGATGCGCTTCGCCTTCGGCGGCACATGCGGAGCCCCGAGAATCCCCGCATCCGCCCCCAGCGCCTGCTCACGCCCCAGCATCTCTGCCAAAGCCACGCCGCCCAGCCCCAGGCCAAAACGATTGAGGAGCTGACGGCGGTTGATGAAGTGATGCGAGGGCACCTCGACTCCGTTTGGAAGCGTGCGTTCAGATTTCATGGCTGAGAGAACAAAATGGGGAAGGGCGATGACCACGAATTTCACGAAGAGACACGAAGGCTAAACGGCTGGCGATGTTCGTGATCCATGGACTCTGACGATTCGTGATCATTCGTGAGATTCGTGGTTAAAGGCGTGCCCATTCACCGCTTCACCACGCAGGCGTCGTGGTTCATGAGGGCTTGGGCGAGGATGGTGGCGGCAGCGGATTCGGCGAGAGGCAGGTCGGGAGTTGGCTTGGAGTTGCCGTGTTGGAGCAATGCCTCGGCTTCTTGAGGGTGCGCTTGGTAGTGCTTCCGTTGATCTTGATAAAGCTGTGTGCAGATCTCTCGCTCACGAGCATCGGGCCTGCGGCTGAGGCAGCGGAGAAAGCCCTGCTCGATCATCGTTTCCAGCTTGCCTTGAGCTTCTCGGTGCAGGCTTTCGCCCAAGGCGCGTGCGGCTTCCACATACTGGGTGCCGTTCAGCAAAATGAGCGCCTGGAGCGGGCTGTCGGTGCGTTCGCGTTTGGCGCTACACACGGCGCGGCGTGGGGCATCGAAGGCGACCATAGCCGGAGGTGGGCTGGTGCGACGCCAAGTGGTGTAAACACTGCGGCGATAGACGCTCGTGTCCTTGCTCACCTCTACGGGCTTGAAGGCCTCCGTCATCTCATAGGGGTTCACAGGAGGGCCGCCGACCTGTCTCCCCAGCAGTCCTGAGGCGGCCAGGGCATTGTCACGAATCATCTCAGCGGGCAGACGGAAGCGTGGGCCACGAGCCAGCCACTGATTCTCGGGGTCATCGGCCATGAGGGCGGGATCGGCGATGCTGCGCTGGCGGTAAACCTCACTGCTGACGATCTCGCGCAGCAGGGCTTTGACATCCCAACCGGACTCGATCAATCGCAGTGCGAGATAATCCAGCAGCTCGGGATACAGAGGCTTCTCACCCTGGCTGCCGAAGTCCTCGCTGGTTTTGACCAAACCGCGCCCGAACAAACTATGCCACAAACGATTAACGATGACACGCGCCACCAGCGGATGCTCAGGTGAGGTCAACCAGCGGGCCAGACCGAGACGATTCTTCGGCGCATCTTTCGGGTAAGGCGAAAGCGAGGCGGGAGTGACGGGCGGCGCTTCCTCCCCGCGCTTGTCATACTCGCCCCGGAAGAGCACATAGGCTTTCTTGGGCTGCGGCAGCTCCTGCATGACCATGATCTCCGGAGCCCCGTCCATGAGTTCGGTCAGCTCCCGGCGTGCTTCTTTCAAGTCGGCCAGCTTTGACTTCAAACCGGCATCAAGGGGCTGGGAAACATCTCGTGAGAACACCCAGAGATCATCCACCGCACCGCCTTTGAAACCGCGATCGCGGAAGCGTTCGCCGAGGCTGATGGTATCACCACCGCCACCGGTAATGTCCTTGGTCAGATGATCCCGAATCGTCTCCACCTGGGCCTGCTGGCCGTTGATGAAAATCTTCAGCCCGTTCGCACGGCTGCTGCCATCGTTGGTCACCACCACATGCACCCATTCATTGAGCGGCAGCGTCTGCTGGGCACGAATCGAGATGGCATCGCCTGGCCAGAAGTGAATGAGGGACCACTTCAGTTTACCCTCTTCAATGAGCAGTTCATAACCACGGCTTGCGGCATCCGTCCAGGCTCGGGAGCGATGCAGCACCACCGCACGTTCTTTGACATCCGGTGTCTTGATCCAGAGGGACAGGCTGAAGGGATCATAGCGATGAAAGTTTCCCACCGGGGTATCCACCGGATCATCGCCCGTGAAGAGGATGGCTTGCCCCAAGCGCCCCGGCGCCAGCTTGTTTTCCCCCTTGAGAGTCGCGGCGGTTTCCGGCGCTTTGGCCTTCGGGTCTTTTTTGGGGGCTTTTGCTGACGGGGTGGTTTGAGCTACCACGCGTTTGTTGTCTTCCACATTCTCTCTGGACTGGGGGGGAGAGGGATTCAGAGAATCCTCGAGTTTATTACCGTCGAGATTGTTGAAGGTGAAGTGTGCGATCTGGCCTTCCAGTGATGCGGACACCCTGTCCCGCGACTGCGGTGATCCTGCCCGCAATTGGAGGATCGTATCAAGCTCAGTGCGGTCAGGAGTGCCCACATCCCTTTCCAGCTTCGCGATCTTGGCTTCCAATTCCGATTTCTTCTTCTTGTTAGGCTTGTCCAGAATCTTCATCGCGGGCGTCGGTGCCGATTGAGTAAAGAAGGAATACAGACCCGCTTCATCAATGTTCTGAAGGAAGGCGGAGAGGCCGTAATATTCCTTCTGCGAGATGGGGTCATACTTGTGGTCGTGGCAGCGCGCGCACTCGAAGGTGAGGCCCAGGAAAGCCGTGGCGAAGGTCTGCACACGATCCGCTACGTATTCGATGCGATACTCTTCCTCCACCGACCCGCCCTCGCTCTCCTGCTGATGCAGGCGATTGAAAGCGGTGGCTAACACCTGATCCTCCGTGGCATTCTGCAGCAGATCACCGGCCACCTGCCAGGTGATGAATTGATCCAGCGGCAGGTTGTCATTGAACGCGCGGATGACCCAGTCCCGCCACATCCAGACCTCACGCGGACGATCCACCTGAAAGCCATAGCTATCGGCATAGCGGGCCACATCCAGCCAATCCACGGCCATGCGCTCACCATAGGCCGGGGAGGCCAGGAGCCGCGAGATGAGATCCGCATAGGCACCCTGGGCATCGTGCTGGGCCTTCGCAGTGAAAGCCTGCACCTCCGTAGCACTCGGGGGCAATCCGGTCAGGTCAAAGCTGGCACGGCGGATGAGCGTCTCCGCATCAGCCGGGGGCTGAAGTTGCCGTTGACGAGCCTTAAGGCCGGTCTTCACCAAATGATCAATCGGCGTGACCTCCCCTGCGGCCTGAGCTTCCGCCTTCCAGCGTGGCATCTGGGTCTGATCCGGTGCGATGAAGCTCCAGTGCTTTTGATACTTCGCCCCTTCATTCACCCAGCGCTGGAGTGTGGCGATTTCACGTTCGGTTAGGCGACCCAACTTCGATTCTGGTGGCGGCATCACCTCATCGGCATCGTGGGTGAGCACACGCTCGATGATCACGCTCTTGGCCGCATCTCCCGGCACGATGTGCCCCTCCGTCACCGCGGCTTCCCGTTCATCCAGACGCAGGCCCGCCTTGCGCGTCTTGGGATCGAAGCCATGACAGTGAAAGCATTTGTCCGAGAGGATGGGGCGGATATCCCGATTGAACTCCAGTTCCGCCGCCACACCGGGCAGAGCGGTGAGCGAGAGCAGCAGCAGGGGGATGGCATTCTTGCAGATCATGTCACCTCATGTTACGTGAAAAGGCCGTGTCACATTGTCTGTATTCTGTGTCTGATCGTGAGCCATTCCATGCAGAATTCAGGCATGAGGCGAGCTTGAAACCACTTTTTTCATGTCGGATTCTTGATTTATCATGCTGAGCAGGCCCAAGTATCTGAACTACACCACCGCCCACGGCGTCAGCCTCTCCGGCATGGAACGCGCAGGCTGGTCGGCGTTTTTGATTCATGAAAGCGGCTACCATCCGGCTCTGGAGGACTGGAATCATCCCGGTGTGGATAGCCCCTTCTGGCGATTTTATTACAACCCCAAACCGGGATGCCATCTCCAGCACGAGGCGCGGCAGATCCCGCTCACGCCAGAGGCGGGAGTGCTGATCCCGCCTAACACCTTGTTTGACTGCTGTGCCCCGGTCTCGGCCTGCCACTACTGGCTGCACTTCACCGTCAGTCGCCTCGCCGGGCCGATACCGCGCGGCCCGGTGGTGATCCCACTGGATGAACCCCTGCGTGTGCTTATCGAGGCCGCCTTGCGCACCCATGCGGCCCCTGCCAGCGAGGCGCGGGATCAGCGTCTGCACCATCAGAGCGCGGCCCTGCTGCACAGCGTCTTTGCTGGGCTGGATCTTCCGCCTGCCCCCACCCTACCGGAGCCCCTGCTGGCCGTGCTTACCCTCATTCAAAAAGCCCCGCAGGCCCAGCTCTCCAATGGCTTCCTGGCGGATCGTGCGGGCATGCCGCTTGAGCGTTTCATCCGCCTTTTCCGCCAGCACACGGGACAAACCCCTGCCGCCTACGTCATCGCCACACGCCTGCGGTTAGCTCGCGAGGCCTTGGTGCTGACGGACAAAACCATCGATCAAATCGCCGTCGAATGCGGCTTTCCGAATCGCCATTACTTCACCCGCATGTTCACCCGCCAGCAAGGCTGCGGCCCCGCTGAGTTCCGCGCACGCCAGCATCAGCGGAGAGGGAGGTAAGGGTTTAGCACGGATCTTGTAAAAAGGGTTCGTCTAGGCTGCGTAGATAGAAGCCTTTCCAACCATGTTTTTACGTTCTCTGATTTTCGCTTTGGGTTTCACGGCTGTTCTTTGCGCGGCAGACAAAGACCAGCATATCATTCTCATCAGCATTGATGGTTTTCCCGCATGGATGTGGAAAGACCCTTCTTTGCCGGTCCCAACATTACGCAAGTTGGCGTCTGAAGGGGCACAATCTGAGGCGATGACAGTCTCCAACCCCTCTATTACCTGGATCAATCACACCACCATGGTCACCGGAGTCAATCCACAAAAGCATGGCGTGCTCTTTAACGGGCTCTTGGTTCGCCAGGAGGGGAACAAACCGCCAAGGATTGAGCAATGGGCACCGAAAAACCGCCTCGTCCATGTCCCAACGATCTACGACATTGCTCACAAAGAGGGCCTCACAACCGCTGAGGTGGATTGGGTCGCTATCAAGAACGCGGATACTATTGATTGGAGCTTTGAGGAGATTCCAGATGCCAGCCGTCCAATCGAACAAGAAATGATTGCGGCAGGGATTATGACGGAAGAGCAGGTAGGATGGATGACCCCTGGGCCTCAACGTAAAAATATGGCTTGGCACGATCTCATGTGGACCCGAGCTGCCAGTCACATTTTCAAGTCACATCAGCCTAATTTGTTATTGTATCACACATTGAATTCGGATGGAACCCATCATCGCTACGGCCCGGCCAATATGGCTAGTTACACGGCCCTGGCATACGCAGATCGTTTGGTCGGCGATCTGGTGCAGGCGGTGGATGAATCTGGGTTGAGAGACAAAACGACTTTTGTGATCGCTACCGATCACGGTTTCAAAAAAGTGTCCAAGTTTGTCTATCCAAATGTGGTTCTGAAAAACGCAGGTTATGCTCGCGCATTTGGCAATGCTATCACTCAGTGTGACGTCGCTGCAATGACTCAGGGCGGTCTCTGTTTTGTCTATGTACTAGACCCTGCCAGGAAGTCTGAGATGCTGCCTAAACTCAAAGAACTCTTTGCTTCTACAGAGGGTATTGAAAAAGTCATCGACGGCAGTGAGGGGCCCTCTCTCGGTATGCCTACACCCACAGAAAACCAAGGGATGGGTGATCTTGTTCTGTATGCTAAAGCTGGCTATGCTTTTAACAACGCCGCAGCAGGTGAAGCGGTGACCGCCCCGAGCATCGATTACGGGGGCACGCATGGCTATCTCAATAGTGATCCTGAATTGGATGGCATCTTCATAGCCTCAGGCAAAGGTATCAAAAAAGGCACTGTGTTATCGCGGATGGCTAATCTGGATATCGCTCCTACAATCGCCCGACTGTTGGAAATCGAGATGCCGTCGATGGATGGCCGTGTACTGGAAGAGATCTTGGACGTAAAGTGAGATCTGTCGCTGATCGACGGCTGATCCCTCAACGAAAATCAGGTTACCAGTCGAAGCCTTATGCTGCCTTCCTGTCTGGCTCCATGTCGCTGAGTTGCACATCCAGCGCACGGCAGGAGATCACCACTTCATTCAAAGTTAGGCTCAGGGAGAGGATCATGAAGATGAGGCTGATG
The DNA window shown above is from Prosthecobacter debontii and carries:
- a CDS encoding alkaline phosphatase family protein, yielding MFLRSLIFALGFTAVLCAADKDQHIILISIDGFPAWMWKDPSLPVPTLRKLASEGAQSEAMTVSNPSITWINHTTMVTGVNPQKHGVLFNGLLVRQEGNKPPRIEQWAPKNRLVHVPTIYDIAHKEGLTTAEVDWVAIKNADTIDWSFEEIPDASRPIEQEMIAAGIMTEEQVGWMTPGPQRKNMAWHDLMWTRAASHIFKSHQPNLLLYHTLNSDGTHHRYGPANMASYTALAYADRLVGDLVQAVDESGLRDKTTFVIATDHGFKKVSKFVYPNVVLKNAGYARAFGNAITQCDVAAMTQGGLCFVYVLDPARKSEMLPKLKELFASTEGIEKVIDGSEGPSLGMPTPTENQGMGDLVLYAKAGYAFNNAAAGEAVTAPSIDYGGTHGYLNSDPELDGIFIASGKGIKKGTVLSRMANLDIAPTIARLLEIEMPSMDGRVLEEILDVK